In the genome of bacterium, the window CGGGCGGGGGCGATGCGTTTTCCGAGTTGTCCCCCCTTGAGAGTGGACAGATGCTTGCGGACGCAGTTGAGCACATCGATCGGCGCGCCCGCCCGCAGGAGAAGCGCGGTTGTCTTTTTCTTGTCGGCGAGGGTGAGGCCCTCTGCCGGGGCCGTGAGGAGGGCCGAGCCCCCGCCCGAGAGCAGGAGGAGGAGGACATCCTCCGGCCCGGCTTCTTCCGTCCAGCGGGCGATCTCCCGGGCGGCGCGCACGCCCGCCGCGTCGGGGATCGGGTGTGCGGCCTCGCGTACTTCCACGCGGCGGCAGGGGAGCGCCCCACCCACCGGGACGACGATGAGGCCGCCCGCGATGCGGCGCCCCAGCACGTTCTCTGCGCCGCGCGCCATGAGCGGGGCCGCCTTTCCGGCGCCGATGAGGATGATCCGTCCCGCGGGGGAGAGGGGGATCCGCGCCTTGCCGCAGATCAGCCGCTCGGCGCGGGCGGTGCGCTCGATGCGGAGGACGGCTTCGACCGCCCGGGCGGGATGAACGGCATCAAGCCCGGCCCGGAAGATGGATTCCGCATGTTTTCGAAGCTGCGTTTTTCGCATTTGACCGCCCCGGCGGGTGTGCTGGGCCGGAGGTGTCCGGCACATCGCCTGGCAACTCGAACCAAGGTATTGTGGAGGATGCGCTCCGGGCGACATCCTAGTGGGGAGCGCGGCGGCGGGTCAATGGAACGCGTTTGTCGAATTGCGGGGAGAGGGCGTTTGGCATCTGTCGGGATTATTGCAAACCCCGAGTCGGGAAAAGACATCCGGCGGCTGGTCGGCCTGGCGAGTTCGTTCAGCAATCACGAGAAGGTGCTCATCCTGCGCCGGGTGCTCTCGGGCCTCGCCGCGGCCGGGGTGCGGGAGGTCGTCGCGTTCGGCGATGCCGGGGGGCTGGGCGCGGCGGCGCTGGAGGGCCTCAAGGAGGTGCGCGGCGGGGGCCGGGTGAAATCCCGCCTCCTCGATCTCCGCCCTTACGGCGAGGCCGAAGATTCCACCCGTGCGGCGGAGCGGCTGCGAGAGGAGGGCGCCACCTGCATCGTTGTCCTTGGCGGCGACGGCACCTGCCGGGCGGTGGCGAAAGGTTGCGGCAGGGTTCCCATCGTTCCCCTCTCGACGGGAACGAACAACGCCTTTCCCCGTACCTGGGAGGGAACCGTCGCCGGCCTCGGGGCAGGGCTCTTCACCTGCAGCCCGCGGCGCTACCGCGATGCGCTAGATGACTCGAAGCGGTTTCGGGTTCAGTTCGAGCGCGGGGCCGAGGAAATGGCGCTCATTGATGTGGCCCTTCTGCGCGGCGGCTACGCCGGGGCGCGGGCGATCTGGGAGCTGGATGGCCTCGAAGGGCTGGCGCTCACCCAGGGCCGTCCCGGGGGGCTGGGTCTTTCTTCGATCGGCGCGAGCCTCGATCCGGTGGGGCCCGAGGAGCCCTTTGGCCTCTGGATCGAGTTTGAGCGGGGCCGAAAAGGGAAAGGAAAACGCGTGATCTCGCCCATCGGACCGGGACAAGTGGCTCTGGCCCGGATTTCGCGCTCGGCCCGCGTCCATCCGGGAAAGCCGATTGAGGTGGAGATTCCGGGAAGCCGGGTGCTGGCCTTCGACGGCGAGCGGGAACATGTCCTGGAGGCCGGCGAGCGAATTTCCATCTCACTCGATTGGAAAGGTCCCCGCGTGCTGGACATTCAGCGGGTGCTTGCCCACGCCGCCCGCCGGGGACACCTGGAGCTGGCGTCCCGGAACGGGGTATTGCGAAAAAAGGCGAATCCTTGATGTGCCACGGACGGCCTCTTGACACCCGGCGCAACCCCCCCTACATTTATTTTTTCAGAGAATACAGTCGCCTAAAGTGCTGCGATAGGTATTCCGTGCAAATGATTGGTTTTTAAATTAATCCCATAATGGTATTGGCGGCTGTCCAGTGTCGGGGAAGATGAGGCCGATACGTGGGCATGCGTGGTTTCCGCCCCGGAGAGGGGAGAGGCGCGTCCAATCCGGCGCGGCG includes:
- a CDS encoding NAD(+)/NADH kinase — translated: MASVGIIANPESGKDIRRLVGLASSFSNHEKVLILRRVLSGLAAAGVREVVAFGDAGGLGAAALEGLKEVRGGGRVKSRLLDLRPYGEAEDSTRAAERLREEGATCIVVLGGDGTCRAVAKGCGRVPIVPLSTGTNNAFPRTWEGTVAGLGAGLFTCSPRRYRDALDDSKRFRVQFERGAEEMALIDVALLRGGYAGARAIWELDGLEGLALTQGRPGGLGLSSIGASLDPVGPEEPFGLWIEFERGRKGKGKRVISPIGPGQVALARISRSARVHPGKPIEVEIPGSRVLAFDGEREHVLEAGERISISLDWKGPRVLDIQRVLAHAARRGHLELASRNGVLRKKANP